One genomic region from Muriicola soli encodes:
- a CDS encoding PorP/SprF family type IX secretion system membrane protein, producing MFCNNLSIFKDSVSVVHFRFWALIMLSLSFSGHLFSQEETPYVSYNVPFQNLLKFNRFLINPTFSTVREDKSYINFFHRSQSAYFQDNFQNYFLSYSGRINDRTGLGISVYNQQEGLVSNIGLLTNYAYGVRLSPKSNLTFGFNIPYYRSSFDESRAVTNEDDPLLASFSENSIIAFQPGLNISFGSFDVGVFAENLFDFNLKSGEALTTFGEKSFSAHLQYTRNFEYAGGVFADGRIMPIARLRKVGEEELVFGGGVILDLPKVGWLQAGYDSFYGGSAGAGFNINKRLSLGYNFEKGFSQDIENFGITHEISVAYNFIPKLTEDMVQQDTQEEKATDWLDRKRRIKKNKNPLYLEIDKLRKLNRTNYAVINELIYKVDSLETHINSEMERRFELAVRNTRRELDEMKDAMGYEKPALVAQNDTNSGPVRLTESVRMQMDRNLDSLKRLSQMSLIPNQKVDETILLENLVGVPEGHYVIANVFETQEYLELFLAELEKKGIEAGYFTNPINGLNYVYLAHYEDNNEDLEEIKTDFRSKYGNELWIMSVQKASNSRMATLNFDD from the coding sequence ATGTTCTGCAATAATCTATCTATTTTCAAGGATTCTGTTAGTGTTGTCCATTTTAGGTTTTGGGCATTGATTATGTTGAGTCTTTCATTTTCGGGACACCTTTTTAGCCAGGAAGAAACTCCTTACGTTTCCTATAACGTACCTTTTCAAAACCTCTTAAAATTTAATCGATTTTTGATCAACCCTACATTTTCGACGGTACGGGAAGACAAGTCATATATCAATTTCTTTCACCGAAGTCAGTCTGCTTACTTCCAGGATAACTTTCAGAATTACTTTCTGAGTTACAGCGGGAGGATAAACGACCGTACGGGACTTGGTATAAGTGTTTACAACCAGCAGGAAGGACTGGTCTCCAATATAGGCCTGCTCACCAATTATGCCTACGGAGTGAGACTATCACCAAAGAGTAATCTTACTTTTGGCTTTAACATTCCCTATTACCGCAGCAGCTTTGATGAAAGCAGGGCGGTAACCAATGAGGACGATCCGCTCTTGGCCTCCTTTAGTGAAAATTCTATCATCGCATTCCAACCGGGACTCAATATTTCGTTTGGAAGTTTTGATGTTGGGGTATTTGCCGAAAACCTTTTTGATTTTAATCTTAAATCAGGAGAGGCGCTTACCACCTTTGGTGAGAAATCTTTTTCAGCTCACCTGCAGTACACTCGAAACTTTGAATACGCCGGAGGTGTATTTGCAGATGGAAGGATTATGCCCATAGCACGTTTGAGAAAAGTAGGGGAAGAGGAACTGGTCTTTGGCGGGGGTGTTATCCTCGACTTACCCAAAGTTGGTTGGCTTCAAGCGGGATACGATAGTTTTTACGGTGGTTCGGCCGGCGCCGGATTTAACATCAATAAAAGACTTTCACTCGGCTATAATTTTGAAAAAGGTTTTTCCCAGGATATCGAAAACTTTGGGATTACACACGAAATATCGGTAGCCTATAATTTTATTCCTAAGCTTACTGAAGATATGGTTCAGCAGGATACTCAGGAAGAAAAAGCGACCGATTGGCTCGATAGGAAGCGCAGGATCAAGAAAAATAAGAATCCTCTCTATTTGGAAATCGATAAATTACGCAAGCTCAATAGGACCAACTACGCTGTGATCAATGAGTTGATTTATAAGGTAGACTCCTTGGAAACTCATATCAATTCGGAAATGGAACGTCGTTTTGAATTGGCTGTCCGAAATACCAGAAGAGAGCTCGATGAGATGAAGGATGCGATGGGTTATGAGAAGCCTGCCCTGGTGGCGCAGAATGACACTAATTCCGGTCCGGTTAGACTTACCGAATCGGTCAGAATGCAAATGGATAGAAACCTCGACTCCCTTAAACGACTAAGTCAGATGTCCCTGATCCCAAATCAAAAAGTTGATGAAACTATTTTATTGGAGAACCTCGTAGGCGTACCTGAAGGTCACTATGTAATCGCCAATGTCTTCGAAACTCAGGAGTATCTGGAATTGTTCCTTGCAGAGCTCGAGAAAAAGGGAATTGAAGCCGGGTATTTTACTAATCCCATCAATGGCCTCAATTATGTTTACCTGGCTCATTATGAAGACAATAATGAAGACCTGGAAGAGATTAAGACGGATTTCCGTTCCAAATACGGCAATGAATTATGGATTATGAGCGTACAAAAAGCTTCTAACTCCAGAATGGCGACTTTAAACTTCGACGATTGA